A section of the Hippea sp. KM1 genome encodes:
- a CDS encoding HesA/MoeB/ThiF family protein translates to MDRTPLSILSRNLQFYGKSRMDKVSKATVLVAGIGGLGCIVSEILTRMGIKRLIILDNGIIDEPDLGRQSLYTIYDVGRRKVEAAKDRLKSLTGLTEIEPVFASVSQLEQKTIDGCDCVVDCLDNFQSRFELEDRLKEGQPLVHGGIQNDYGQLTTIIKGKTPGLKEIYANVKEDGLIAVSTPIVFTIASLMACEVINNITGSPQLVGSMLIVELSDFTFTQIELGV, encoded by the coding sequence ATGGATAGAACGCCTTTGAGCATCCTGTCAAGGAACCTTCAGTTTTACGGTAAATCCCGAATGGATAAGGTCTCTAAAGCCACTGTTTTGGTTGCAGGTATTGGTGGATTGGGGTGTATAGTTTCTGAAATCTTAACAAGAATGGGCATAAAGAGGCTTATAATACTTGACAACGGCATTATAGATGAACCGGATTTGGGCAGGCAGAGCCTCTATACGATTTACGATGTGGGAAGAAGAAAGGTTGAGGCTGCTAAAGATAGACTGAAGAGCCTAACGGGCTTAACGGAGATTGAACCTGTTTTTGCTTCTGTATCGCAGCTTGAGCAGAAAACCATAGACGGGTGCGACTGTGTGGTTGATTGTCTGGATAACTTCCAGAGTCGCTTTGAACTTGAAGATAGGCTAAAAGAGGGCCAACCCCTTGTCCATGGCGGGATTCAAAACGACTACGGCCAGCTTACAACGATAATAAAGGGAAAGACGCCTGGGTTGAAGGAGATCTATGCCAATGTTAAAGAGGATGGTCTTATAGCCGTATCAACGCCAATAGTGTTTACGATTGCAAGCCTTATGGCGTGCGAGGTTATCAACAACATCACAGGTTCACCGCAGCTTGTTGGCAGTATGCTGATAGTTGAGTTGAGCGATTTTACATTTACACAGATTGAGTTAGGGGTGTAA
- a CDS encoding MoaD family protein — MVRVRFFTLLRLELGIRGVELQIEGKKQLIDILNMAESNSPKPFLHKLIDENNNLLSSTIILVNGKNVHHLDGLKTMIKDGDEIDIFPPGGGG; from the coding sequence ATGGTTAGGGTAAGGTTCTTTACGCTGCTGAGGCTTGAGCTTGGCATAAGAGGGGTTGAGTTGCAGATAGAGGGCAAAAAACAGTTAATTGATATACTCAATATGGCAGAAAGCAACTCCCCCAAGCCGTTTTTACATAAACTGATAGATGAAAACAACAACCTTTTAAGCAGCACTATCATCCTTGTTAACGGTAAGAATGTCCACCATCTCGATGGATTGAAGACAATGATTAAGGATGGTGATGAGATAGATATATTCCCACCGGGTGGTGGAGGTTGA
- a CDS encoding aldehyde ferredoxin oxidoreductase family protein, producing the protein MSNDILTVKALRVNLSTGQIKEEIIDGELVKKYLGGRGLASKILLDEIDPSIDPLSQENKLIFANGLLTGTAVPTAGRYMVVTKGPLTGTIASSNSGGFFGAELRKAGWSLVIIEGKADKPVYISIRDSKVEIKDATHLWGKDTHKTTDMLLEEFGDDKARVACIGPAGERLVKFAAIINDKARAAGRTGVGAVMGSKNLKAIVVRGSERIEVLDKATFMEAIKSKVDIIRKNPITGEGLPKLGTKVLDSIINQSGLYPTKNFQFGTFEYTEEVNGEALVNKGYLKDNKACYACPIGCGRDVELPTGKKGEGPEYESGWAFGADCGVKDLIAVTEANFMCNELGLDTISAGTTIAAAMEMYEKGYIPKEDLENGPELNFGSSEAIIYYLKKIAYREGLGDKLAEGSYRFCESYGHPEISMTVKRQELPAYDPRGAQGHALEYATSNRGGCHVRGYMISPEILGVPQKLDPQTVEGKAGWVKIFQDLTAVIDSAGLCLFSSFALSADDYTELINAGTGFGLSTDEVLKIGERIWNLERYFNYKAGILPSEDRLPDRFKEPLPDGAQKGSFAHYEELLPEYYSARGWSRDGIIPQEKLKELEIA; encoded by the coding sequence ATGAGCAACGACATTCTAACGGTAAAGGCTTTGAGGGTTAATCTATCAACAGGTCAAATCAAGGAGGAGATAATCGACGGGGAGCTGGTAAAGAAATACTTAGGCGGCAGGGGGCTTGCAAGCAAGATACTTTTGGATGAGATAGACCCATCTATTGATCCGTTGAGCCAGGAGAATAAGCTGATCTTTGCAAACGGTCTCTTAACGGGAACCGCCGTTCCGACCGCTGGAAGGTATATGGTTGTGACCAAGGGTCCTTTGACCGGCACCATCGCATCGAGCAACTCCGGTGGTTTCTTTGGAGCCGAATTGAGAAAGGCGGGTTGGAGTCTGGTTATTATTGAGGGCAAGGCCGATAAACCGGTTTATATCTCAATAAGGGATAGCAAGGTTGAGATAAAGGACGCAACCCATCTGTGGGGTAAGGATACACACAAGACCACCGATATGCTCCTTGAGGAGTTTGGCGATGATAAGGCCAGGGTCGCCTGCATAGGGCCTGCTGGTGAGAGGCTGGTTAAGTTTGCAGCCATCATAAACGATAAGGCGAGGGCAGCAGGAAGGACAGGCGTGGGGGCTGTGATGGGCAGCAAGAACCTAAAGGCCATTGTTGTCAGGGGTTCTGAGAGGATAGAAGTGCTGGATAAGGCAACATTTATGGAGGCCATTAAATCGAAGGTGGATATTATCAGGAAGAATCCGATAACGGGAGAGGGGCTGCCGAAGCTTGGAACCAAGGTGCTGGATAGCATAATAAACCAGAGCGGATTGTATCCTACAAAGAACTTCCAGTTTGGAACATTTGAATATACGGAAGAGGTTAACGGTGAGGCGCTGGTTAACAAGGGGTATTTGAAGGATAACAAGGCGTGCTATGCCTGCCCGATAGGCTGTGGAAGGGATGTTGAGCTTCCAACAGGCAAGAAGGGTGAAGGGCCTGAATATGAGTCCGGCTGGGCGTTTGGCGCAGATTGCGGCGTGAAGGATTTGATAGCCGTTACCGAGGCCAATTTTATGTGTAATGAGCTTGGCCTTGATACAATCTCTGCAGGCACAACAATTGCAGCTGCTATGGAGATGTATGAGAAGGGGTATATACCGAAGGAGGATTTGGAAAACGGCCCAGAGCTTAACTTCGGCAGCAGCGAGGCGATTATTTATTATCTTAAGAAGATAGCATACAGAGAGGGGCTTGGGGATAAATTGGCCGAGGGTTCATACAGGTTCTGTGAATCGTACGGCCATCCGGAGATCTCCATGACGGTCAAGAGGCAGGAGTTGCCCGCATACGATCCAAGGGGTGCTCAGGGCCATGCTTTGGAGTATGCCACAAGCAACAGGGGCGGCTGTCATGTCAGGGGATACATGATATCGCCTGAGATATTGGGTGTTCCGCAGAAACTCGACCCTCAGACGGTCGAAGGGAAGGCCGGATGGGTTAAGATATTCCAGGATTTAACAGCGGTTATCGATTCTGCGGGTCTTTGCCTGTTTAGTTCTTTTGCCTTGAGTGCAGACGATTATACAGAACTCATCAATGCAGGGACGGGCTTTGGCCTTTCCACCGATGAGGTGTTGAAGATAGGCGAAAGGATCTGGAACTTGGAGAGGTATTTCAACTATAAAGCCGGCATATTGCCATCAGAGGATAGGTTGCCCGATAGGTTTAAAGAGCCTCTGCCTGATGGTGCACAGAAGGGCTCCTTTGCCCATTACGAGGAGCTTCTGCCTGAGTATTACTCAGCAAGGGGATGGAGTAGGGATGGAATTATACCTCAAGAGAAGCTTAAAGAGCTTGAGATTGCCTAA
- a CDS encoding molybdopterin molybdotransferase MoeA, with product MITPLDALRVVLDNIEPIGEELVGVFGATGRVVSRPIKSLRTLPPYDDAAMDGYAVRFEDIKEIPAQLKLKGTIKAGDSVKSLEVKEGECYRVMTGAALPKGADTIVEFEITEQEDGFVRVIKPKSKGSNVRFKGEDINYGDAIDFTGEVVTPYRLSRIVSTGNVFVPVYKKPSVCVISTGDELIHLGDPKEGIVDSNSFFVKSLLGQFGIDVSYLGISKDRSDDFIQKMHSACEFDIIITTAGISFGDYDVVTNSEKELNIEWFFKYVKQKPGKPFAFGRLKNSLVFSFPGNPVSTAFCSFFYLIPAIKKMLGYKKYQHQYFKATLTKPLNKRNNRVHFNRVKVELKDGRFYATPFEAQGSNIIESIAQCNGFTMIEQDRLGRIDAGEEVVVFLYDYEFLF from the coding sequence GTGATAACGCCTCTTGATGCATTGAGGGTTGTGCTGGATAACATTGAGCCTATAGGTGAGGAGCTTGTTGGTGTTTTTGGGGCCACAGGCAGGGTGGTAAGCAGGCCTATAAAATCGCTAAGAACCTTGCCACCTTACGATGATGCCGCAATGGACGGTTATGCAGTTAGGTTTGAGGACATCAAGGAGATACCGGCGCAGCTAAAGCTAAAGGGAACGATAAAGGCGGGCGATAGCGTTAAGTCTTTAGAGGTAAAAGAGGGTGAATGTTATAGGGTAATGACCGGTGCGGCCCTGCCTAAAGGTGCCGATACGATTGTTGAGTTTGAGATAACAGAACAAGAGGATGGGTTTGTAAGGGTAATAAAGCCCAAAAGCAAGGGCTCCAATGTAAGGTTTAAGGGAGAGGATATAAATTACGGTGATGCTATAGACTTTACAGGGGAGGTTGTAACGCCGTATAGGCTCTCCAGAATAGTCTCCACGGGCAATGTATTTGTGCCTGTCTATAAAAAGCCGTCCGTTTGCGTAATATCGACGGGTGATGAGCTTATTCATTTGGGCGATCCAAAAGAGGGTATAGTGGACTCAAACAGCTTCTTTGTAAAGTCCCTGCTTGGGCAGTTTGGTATAGATGTTAGTTATCTGGGTATATCAAAGGACAGAAGCGACGATTTTATCCAGAAGATGCACTCTGCTTGTGAGTTTGACATAATCATAACCACAGCCGGTATATCCTTTGGTGATTACGATGTGGTCACGAATTCTGAGAAGGAACTAAACATAGAGTGGTTTTTTAAGTATGTAAAGCAAAAACCGGGAAAACCGTTTGCCTTCGGTAGGCTAAAGAATAGCCTTGTCTTTTCATTCCCGGGCAATCCCGTATCCACGGCGTTCTGTTCGTTTTTTTATCTTATCCCTGCCATAAAGAAGATGCTGGGCTATAAAAAGTATCAGCATCAATACTTCAAAGCCACGCTAACGAAGCCGTTGAACAAAAGGAACAACAGGGTGCACTTCAATCGCGTTAAGGTGGAGCTTAAAGATGGAAGGTTCTATGCGACACCATTTGAGGCTCAAGGGTCCAATATCATCGAGTCCATAGCCCAATGCAACGGCTTCACCATGATAGAGCAGGATAGGCTTGGCAGGATAGATGCAGGGGAGGAGGTTGTGGTATTTCTGTATGATTATGAGTTTTTGTTTTAA
- a CDS encoding aminopeptidase P family protein: MFEKEVYIKRRSELKRALGRGVAVFFGNHEVAINYPSNTYRFRQDSSFLYYFGIDRPGLVGVIDVDKDNDFVFGDDIDDEDVIWMGDIGTIYDEALKSGLCCIKPLSEMYGYFRDVIKSKREVMFLPQYRFKNMIVIEEVLGIKPQTVNGYASLKLIRAVAEQRLKKSEEEIEQIKKAINISKGMYEIAFDKVREGITESQLLAECEAYAIENGVWLSFPTILTKRGDILHNTRHDGVLNRGDLVVMDSGVETELHYASDITRTIPVGNMSRLQKDIYDIVDSAQRSAIAKAKEGVRFLDVHLESARVIAEGMKGLGFFRGSIDGIVESGAYAVVYLHGVGHPLGLDVHDLEGLGEDYVGYSDSIKRSNKFGLRYLRFAKQLKEGYVMTVEPGIYFISALIEKWHNHQRFSDFVDYDALKGMIGFGGIRLEDDVLIKREGAEVLSKDVRRF, from the coding sequence ATGTTTGAAAAAGAGGTCTATATCAAAAGGAGGTCAGAGCTAAAAAGGGCATTGGGTAGGGGTGTTGCTGTCTTTTTTGGTAATCACGAGGTTGCTATTAATTACCCCTCAAACACATACAGGTTCAGGCAGGATAGCTCTTTTCTTTACTATTTTGGAATAGATAGGCCCGGACTTGTTGGTGTGATAGATGTGGATAAGGATAACGATTTTGTATTTGGCGATGATATTGATGATGAAGATGTAATATGGATGGGTGATATAGGCACCATTTACGATGAGGCTTTAAAAAGCGGCTTGTGCTGCATTAAGCCCCTCTCTGAGATGTACGGTTATTTCAGGGATGTTATTAAGTCAAAGAGAGAGGTTATGTTTCTGCCGCAATACAGGTTTAAGAACATGATAGTTATCGAGGAGGTTTTGGGTATAAAACCCCAGACGGTGAACGGCTATGCCTCACTTAAGCTTATAAGGGCCGTTGCAGAGCAGAGGCTGAAAAAATCAGAAGAGGAGATAGAGCAGATAAAAAAGGCCATCAACATAAGCAAGGGCATGTATGAGATTGCATTTGACAAAGTAAGAGAGGGGATTACAGAGAGCCAGCTGCTTGCAGAATGCGAGGCCTATGCTATAGAAAACGGTGTCTGGCTCTCCTTTCCGACTATCTTGACAAAAAGGGGCGATATTCTTCATAACACAAGACACGATGGCGTTTTGAATAGGGGCGATCTTGTTGTGATGGATTCTGGTGTTGAGACAGAGCTTCACTATGCAAGCGATATAACCAGAACGATACCCGTTGGAAATATGAGCCGGCTTCAGAAGGATATCTACGATATAGTGGACAGTGCACAAAGGAGCGCAATAGCAAAAGCTAAAGAGGGCGTCAGGTTTCTGGATGTCCATCTTGAATCTGCAAGGGTTATAGCAGAGGGCATGAAGGGTTTGGGCTTTTTTAGGGGCAGTATAGACGGTATTGTTGAGAGTGGCGCCTATGCCGTTGTTTACCTCCACGGCGTTGGCCACCCCCTGGGTTTGGATGTGCACGACCTTGAGGGGTTGGGCGAGGATTATGTGGGCTATTCGGATAGCATAAAGAGGTCGAATAAGTTTGGCCTTAGGTATCTGAGATTTGCAAAACAGTTGAAAGAGGGGTATGTTATGACTGTTGAGCCGGGTATATACTTCATCTCGGCATTGATAGAAAAATGGCATAACCATCAGAGATTCTCCGATTTTGTTGATTACGATGCGCTGAAGGGGATGATAGGTTTTGGAGGCATAAGGTTGGAGGATGATGTGTTAATAAAAAGGGAGGGTGCCGAGGTCTTATCTAAAGATGTGAGGCGTTTCTGA
- a CDS encoding ABC transporter substrate-binding protein: MKRLFKLLLLLVVAFGISLPQAKAISQKDYIIIGTTDKVSSLDPAKAYDYLSDNILQNLMEGLVKYVPGTAKIVPGLAQKWEVSKDGLTYTFWLKKNLKFSNGDPINAEAFKFSIERVIKLKGEPSFLLSDIVKDVEVVNDREFKIHLKYAFAPFINILAFPVSFPVDPKVYKDNAFYNGLPVSSGPYMVKKWVRGQQIELVRNPNYHGEKAKTPIVLIKLYRNANALYIALLNKEVDIAYRTLLPQQFNQIKKNKNFKTMIGPSPFIREVVFNVKQKPFDNKKIRKAFAYAINRAQIINDVFNGQVSPLYTLIPEGMWGHKPVMPHYNQKKAIEILKSLGYSKTNPLKITLWYSPSHYGSTEAAVALTIKNQLEATGLVKCQLKSAEWATYIDYWTKGVMGMFLLGWYPDYFDPDDYMWPFLATSASPQMGCFYSNKKVDELLLKARKLTDVKERAKVYEQVQQIMAQDAPYIPLFQGKQRVVLKPNIEGVLLDPLQIFRYYLIRKK, encoded by the coding sequence ATGAAGCGTTTGTTTAAGTTGCTTCTGCTATTGGTTGTAGCCTTTGGCATCAGTCTGCCGCAGGCAAAAGCCATATCCCAGAAGGATTACATCATCATAGGCACAACAGACAAGGTCTCATCACTGGATCCGGCCAAGGCATACGATTATCTATCGGACAACATCCTTCAAAACCTGATGGAGGGTCTGGTTAAGTATGTCCCGGGCACAGCCAAGATAGTACCGGGATTGGCCCAGAAATGGGAGGTATCAAAGGACGGTCTAACCTATACCTTCTGGCTTAAGAAGAACCTGAAGTTCTCAAACGGCGATCCCATCAACGCAGAGGCCTTTAAGTTCTCCATCGAAAGGGTTATCAAGCTAAAGGGTGAGCCATCGTTTTTGTTGTCTGACATAGTAAAGGATGTTGAGGTGGTAAACGACAGGGAGTTTAAGATCCACTTAAAGTATGCATTTGCACCCTTTATAAACATACTGGCATTCCCCGTATCCTTCCCGGTCGATCCAAAGGTTTACAAAGACAATGCATTCTACAACGGCCTTCCCGTATCAAGCGGCCCATACATGGTCAAAAAATGGGTAAGGGGCCAGCAGATAGAGCTGGTAAGAAACCCTAACTACCACGGTGAAAAGGCAAAAACGCCGATCGTTCTAATTAAGCTATACAGGAATGCAAATGCCCTCTATATAGCATTACTAAACAAAGAGGTGGATATAGCTTACAGAACACTTCTGCCTCAGCAGTTCAACCAGATAAAGAAAAACAAGAACTTCAAAACCATGATAGGCCCAAGCCCCTTCATCAGGGAGGTCGTATTCAATGTAAAACAGAAACCGTTTGACAACAAAAAGATCAGGAAGGCCTTTGCATACGCTATAAACAGGGCCCAGATCATAAACGATGTATTTAACGGACAGGTCTCGCCCCTTTATACGCTCATCCCTGAAGGCATGTGGGGACACAAACCCGTAATGCCGCACTATAACCAGAAAAAGGCCATAGAGATACTCAAATCGTTGGGCTATTCCAAAACAAACCCTCTAAAGATAACCCTATGGTACAGCCCAAGCCATTACGGTTCCACAGAGGCCGCCGTTGCCCTAACAATCAAAAACCAGCTTGAGGCCACGGGGCTTGTAAAATGCCAGCTCAAATCGGCAGAGTGGGCAACATACATCGATTACTGGACAAAGGGCGTTATGGGTATGTTCCTGCTTGGATGGTATCCGGATTACTTTGACCCGGATGATTACATGTGGCCATTCTTAGCAACAAGCGCAAGCCCACAAATGGGTTGTTTCTACTCCAACAAGAAGGTTGATGAGCTCCTCCTTAAGGCCAGAAAGCTTACCGATGTTAAAGAAAGGGCTAAGGTCTATGAGCAGGTTCAACAGATAATGGCACAGGATGCGCCTTATATCCCACTGTTCCAGGGGAAACAGAGGGTTGTATTAAAACCCAACATCGAGGGTGTTTTACTTGACCCGCTGCAGATATTTAGATACTATCTCATCCGCAAAAAATAA
- a CDS encoding ABC transporter permease: protein MKSYVLTRIGLSIPMVLIILTIVFFVLRVLPGNPVLAMLGPKAPPEVVKEMEHKMGLDKPILVQYVNYLKNIAQGKFGESTVTGMPVIKELMQKFPATLELTIFAMIVAVLIGIFYGTYAAYNLGKPIDVSARIYSIFVYSFPVFWFGLMLQLVFGVWLHWLPVSGEASPFMTPDKTYTGMYVVDAIINGQWDVLKDSLNHLILPSITLGVVISSIFVRMVRANVVLTLSQQFVVAARARGVKEKTVLFKHALKNALPPILTIMGLQFALLLGGAVLTEVTFSWPGIGSYLVSRIHARDFPAIQGTIVFFAIFVAIISILVDVINAWINPRVRY, encoded by the coding sequence GTGAAGTCTTACGTTTTAACCAGGATAGGCTTATCCATCCCAATGGTCTTAATCATCTTAACCATCGTCTTCTTCGTTTTGAGGGTTCTTCCGGGCAACCCGGTGCTTGCCATGTTGGGACCCAAAGCTCCACCTGAGGTGGTCAAAGAGATGGAACACAAGATGGGGCTTGATAAGCCTATCTTGGTGCAGTATGTCAATTACCTAAAAAATATAGCACAGGGTAAGTTCGGGGAGTCCACCGTTACAGGCATGCCCGTTATTAAAGAACTTATGCAGAAGTTTCCTGCAACGCTTGAGCTTACCATCTTTGCCATGATAGTGGCTGTTCTTATCGGTATATTCTATGGCACCTATGCAGCATACAACTTAGGCAAGCCGATAGATGTCTCGGCAAGGATATACTCGATCTTTGTCTATTCATTTCCCGTTTTCTGGTTCGGCCTTATGCTTCAACTCGTCTTTGGCGTCTGGCTGCATTGGCTTCCCGTATCGGGTGAGGCAAGCCCGTTTATGACACCGGATAAGACATATACAGGCATGTATGTGGTCGATGCGATAATAAACGGTCAGTGGGATGTCTTAAAAGACTCCTTAAACCACCTAATACTGCCATCGATAACCCTTGGGGTTGTCATATCCAGTATATTTGTCCGCATGGTCAGGGCCAATGTTGTTCTTACGCTGTCGCAACAGTTTGTCGTGGCGGCAAGGGCAAGGGGTGTGAAGGAAAAAACGGTGCTATTTAAGCATGCATTAAAAAACGCCCTGCCACCTATATTGACCATAATGGGGTTGCAGTTTGCCCTCCTGTTGGGTGGCGCCGTCTTAACGGAGGTCACATTCTCCTGGCCCGGCATAGGGAGTTATTTAGTATCAAGGATACATGCAAGGGATTTTCCCGCTATTCAGGGAACAATCGTATTCTTTGCTATATTTGTCGCTATCATCAGCATACTCGTTGATGTCATAAATGCCTGGATCAATCCACGGGTGAGGTATTAG
- a CDS encoding ABC transporter permease: protein MVENSNQMVSSRISSFVKNLLGDSSGIMAFAGLTILLIFILMAIFAPLIAPYSPTEPSGTPLMAPNIHHIMGTDNMGYDVFSRFIYGSRMALIIAFIATLIASVVGIPLGLVAGYSGGVLDRILTMIMDSVYTFPGLILAIAIAAVLGPGIINISLSIAVVYIPTYYRVIRSQVVSVKSELYVEGAYSIGAKTSTIIFKYILPNVLPSIIVVLSMNIADAIMTEAGLSFLGLGITPPTPDWGYDLANGQQFLISNNWWMSFFPGIAIILIVLGFSMFAEGLNEYFNPNIGEKR from the coding sequence ATGGTAGAAAACTCAAATCAGATGGTCTCCTCACGGATCTCCTCTTTTGTAAAAAACCTTCTTGGAGATTCCTCAGGCATCATGGCCTTTGCCGGGCTTACCATCCTTCTAATCTTCATACTAATGGCCATATTCGCCCCATTAATTGCACCATACAGCCCAACAGAACCGTCTGGAACGCCGTTAATGGCCCCCAATATTCACCATATAATGGGCACAGACAACATGGGGTATGATGTGTTCTCCCGCTTCATTTACGGCTCAAGAATGGCTCTAATAATTGCATTTATAGCTACGCTTATAGCCTCTGTTGTGGGCATACCGTTAGGCCTTGTTGCAGGTTATTCAGGCGGCGTACTGGATAGAATCCTAACCATGATAATGGACTCTGTCTATACATTCCCCGGCCTAATCTTGGCCATCGCCATAGCAGCTGTCTTAGGGCCCGGTATTATAAACATATCTCTATCGATTGCAGTTGTTTACATACCAACTTATTACAGGGTTATAAGAAGTCAGGTTGTAAGCGTAAAGTCGGAGCTCTATGTGGAGGGGGCATACTCCATTGGCGCAAAAACATCAACAATAATATTCAAATACATACTGCCCAATGTCTTGCCATCGATCATTGTTGTCCTATCTATGAACATAGCCGATGCCATTATGACCGAAGCCGGTTTGAGCTTCTTGGGTTTGGGTATTACACCGCCAACACCCGATTGGGGGTATGATCTGGCAAACGGTCAGCAATTCCTCATATCCAACAACTGGTGGATGAGCTTCTTTCCCGGAATTGCAATTATCCTGATTGTTTTGGGCTTTAGTATGTTTGCAGAGGGCCTAAACGAATACTTCAATCCCAACATAGGAGAAAAGAGATAG
- a CDS encoding ABC transporter ATP-binding protein, with amino-acid sequence MALVKIKDLRIEYQTRSGSLSAVAGLNLDINEQESLGIVGESGCGKSTLGTAIMRLSPQNARLTGKIIFEGKDILRLSAEDIRRIRGKDISMIFQDPMTSLNPIMRIRDHFFELFKVHYPKMTKEEMVKIASEALLSVGVDPSRLDNYPFEFSGGMRQRVMIAIAISLKPKLLIADEPTTSLDVVVQEQIMQVLKELKKTRRMSIMLITHDMGIVAELAEKVAVMYAGWMVEYATVLELYNKPLHPYTQLLLESIPNVKIDDMELKHIAGSLPDLKNPPQGCRFHPRCPFAKDICKQEEPPTIQMGNRRVKCWLYGDKK; translated from the coding sequence ATGGCTCTGGTAAAAATCAAAGACCTAAGGATAGAATACCAGACAAGAAGCGGCAGCTTAAGCGCCGTTGCAGGCCTAAATTTAGATATAAACGAACAGGAGAGTTTGGGCATAGTTGGCGAGTCGGGGTGTGGAAAATCAACACTTGGCACGGCCATCATGAGACTATCGCCTCAAAATGCCAGGCTAACAGGTAAGATAATCTTTGAAGGCAAAGACATTCTAAGACTAAGCGCAGAAGATATAAGAAGAATCAGGGGCAAAGACATATCCATGATATTTCAAGACCCCATGACGAGTCTAAACCCCATAATGCGCATAAGGGACCACTTCTTTGAGTTGTTCAAGGTGCACTATCCAAAGATGACAAAAGAGGAGATGGTCAAGATTGCAAGCGAAGCATTGCTCTCTGTGGGTGTTGACCCCTCAAGGCTCGATAACTATCCGTTTGAATTTTCAGGCGGTATGAGACAGAGGGTTATGATAGCAATAGCCATCTCGCTAAAACCCAAGCTTTTAATAGCCGATGAGCCCACAACCTCTTTAGATGTTGTGGTTCAGGAACAGATCATGCAGGTTCTAAAGGAACTAAAAAAGACAAGACGCATGTCCATAATGCTTATAACACACGATATGGGCATAGTGGCAGAATTGGCAGAAAAGGTGGCTGTAATGTATGCCGGATGGATGGTTGAGTATGCAACCGTTTTGGAGCTTTACAACAAGCCGTTACACCCCTATACGCAGTTGTTGCTTGAGTCCATCCCCAATGTAAAGATAGACGATATGGAGCTAAAGCATATAGCCGGAAGCCTGCCGGATCTAAAGAATCCACCGCAGGGCTGCAGGTTTCACCCACGATGCCCATTTGCCAAGGATATTTGCAAACAAGAAGAGCCTCCCACCATACAGATGGGCAACAGAAGGGTAAAATGCTGGTTATACGGTGATAAGAAATGA
- a CDS encoding ABC transporter ATP-binding protein yields MSETLLKVENLRKEFKLKRPWIEALFKKDAPTVKAVDDVSFQINKGETLGIVGESGSGKTTMGRTVLRLIEPTSGKITFDGYDLLGLSKNSLRKARRDFQIIFQDPMASLNPYMKIGKIVSHPLEIHNIGSKTEQRERVLSIFEKVNLIPAREFFNRYPKHLSGGQRQRVVIARALITNPKFIVADEPTAMLDVSVRSQILKLMIDIKEEFGLTYLFITHDLASAKYICNRIGVMYLGKIVEMAETRELFTNPLHPYTQILMSAVPIPDPNVKRKKLMPKGEIPSATNIPKGCRFHPRCPFAKDICKEQEPKLRDVGGRLVACHIV; encoded by the coding sequence ATGAGCGAAACACTCCTGAAGGTTGAGAATCTAAGAAAAGAGTTCAAACTAAAGCGCCCGTGGATTGAGGCCCTCTTTAAAAAGGATGCGCCAACCGTTAAGGCTGTTGACGATGTCTCCTTTCAGATAAACAAAGGCGAAACCCTCGGCATAGTGGGCGAATCGGGCAGCGGTAAAACAACCATGGGGCGCACCGTCTTAAGGCTAATTGAGCCCACATCGGGCAAAATTACATTTGATGGATACGACCTTTTGGGTCTATCCAAAAACAGTCTAAGAAAAGCAAGAAGGGATTTTCAGATAATATTCCAGGATCCCATGGCAAGCCTGAACCCATACATGAAGATAGGGAAAATCGTATCCCACCCGCTTGAGATCCACAACATCGGCTCAAAGACAGAACAAAGGGAAAGGGTCCTTTCGATCTTTGAAAAGGTTAACTTAATACCTGCCAGGGAGTTCTTCAACAGATACCCAAAACACCTATCCGGAGGCCAGAGACAGAGGGTCGTAATAGCAAGGGCCCTAATCACAAACCCAAAGTTCATCGTGGCAGATGAGCCAACGGCTATGCTGGATGTCTCTGTAAGGTCTCAAATACTGAAGCTCATGATAGATATAAAAGAGGAATTTGGCCTAACCTATCTGTTTATTACCCACGATTTGGCAAGCGCTAAATACATATGCAACAGAATCGGTGTTATGTATTTGGGCAAGATCGTCGAGATGGCCGAAACCAGGGAGTTGTTTACCAATCCACTCCACCCATACACCCAGATACTCATGAGCGCTGTGCCTATACCCGACCCAAATGTAAAAAGAAAAAAGCTCATGCCCAAAGGCGAGATACCCTCAGCCACCAACATACCCAAAGGCTGCAGATTTCATCCACGATGCCCATTTGCCAAGGATATTTGCAAAGAGCAGGAACCCAAACTAAGGGATGTCGGCGGCAGACTGGTCGCCTGCCACATTGTCTAA